Below is a genomic region from Anoplolepis gracilipes chromosome 1, ASM4749672v1, whole genome shotgun sequence.
TCAAACAGATCAGGATACTTTGAAACATCTTCCAAGCCTATCGGCATTCTAATTGATTttgttaaacatattttacccgtacttattaattagcattattcataatatttgtcttattaggattaaaataattacttacgAGCTTACACCATCATAATCTCCACCAATACCAACATGGTTCACTCCGATAAGATTTCGAATATGATTTATGTGATCTGAAAAGGTCAATATACTCTTGTTCGATtcaatagattaataaaaattcatatgtaCACAAATTAACTGAGGATTTATCGGTGTCGGATATATCGGATATTGTTAGattgttagaataaaaattttaaaaatcataaccatatcaaaaaaagaaaaattatgtaatgttagaaataatatttttggaaagagacaagagagagagagagagagagagagaggggggggacaaaatctttatatatatatatatatattatttcacatgTGCTATGATCTTTAACTTTTTGAGATTATCGTGTCAAGTTTACAAGATCGTTGTAAACttaattgatcaatttttttgagtaCTAAATTACATACTGTGtagtataattatgtaaatgcgTAACTGAATTACTACATTACCTACGACATCCTGCAGTGTCGCGTTTCTCGAAGAATTACAATTTACGAAGCCACTATAGAAATTTACCATAACGAtaccattattatttttctgaaaaaaaaaatgtttttgaaatttttgcatttctttttaaaaaaaattctttttatatatacttacgaCTAGGTGTAGAACGTCATCGGGAACATTTCTATAGTGATTGCAAACACTGAAAGCGGACGAATGTGAGAATATGACGGGAGCCCTTGTTATTGCGAGTACTTCTCTCATAACATTGTGAGAGACATGAGATAGATCGACCAACATTCCAATTCGATTCATCTCGTAAACCACTgtctataatttgtataataacattgtttttatagaaattagcagcaattatagtttttatttaaaactaaaaattgatGATTATATCAAACTAATTTAGAATAATCGTAATGattgtttttcatataatatgtaattaataaatgttaattgtaTAGTtttcaaagattattttaaatgcatgttatagttatataagaaggcaattaatatacttttagttcttttaatttaatgaattattatgtgtttttGCTTAATCAAGTCAAGTAATCgatataacataatatcatCAATGTGTCATGTCTCTCACTACTGTAAGGGCCATTCGTATAACTAATAAATCGCTGTCATAATCTCTTAAAGATATAGGTATTAAACACTTGAAACAATTCGCGTTTttcatcatataatatatatatatagattatcaTATGAAATATCAatcaaaacattatattaaagataatagtaataattttaataattctcacATACTTGTCCAAATTCTGTCAGATTGTATACATATCCATTATCCACGATTGATGCATCGGccctataaaaataaaaataaactttatcattaatattatctcgcattttaaaataaagtttttgtgtgtttctaatttaagaaactaaacgaaattattacacttataaataatatcaaaacttGCGTTATCGAGAGATAATTATCAAGAGAGATAGaaacttgtaaaatttatatctacaaCGTGACTGAAATTTAATGTCGCATTTCgcagtttatattatatatgtattgaacATGGGAATTTTGgatttaaatagattaatagAGATTTAAGCGAGCAAAAGATTCCGTCGAGCATGCTCGGTTTGCAGCTTACGGTGACCTACCATGGTGTATTACAGCTGTGCGTCAGGGTAACGTAACGAACTCCGAGATCATAATAAAGTCTTAGGACGGCTAAGCTCGAATCTAACGAATGACCACCTTCGATGCCTATCATAGATgctattttgttatttctccACGTGGTCTCAATGTCCTTTGCGGCAGTGACCAGTTGCAAGTTGGCTGGATATCGCTGAATAAATCGCCTGATTACATCAATTTGTCGTAATGTTAACTGTACAGAATCCTTGTATTGCGAGTCACATGATGAATATGCTACCCAGAACTGAAAATTGTATTAcgcgtaaaaaataaataagataagtTTCTTTCGggaaattttatgataaagtgaagtttttaataaaattgagataacaatctttttatataacatgcagtacaaaataagatgcagtataaaataaaaagacaaagacttaagaaagataaaataataatgggaACATTTTTCGTAGAATGTGACAATGTGTTCAAGATGAACCggcttatttattaattgtagaaTAAATAGGCAGCGGAATTCCTGAAGATAATTAATCTTGTGTAACCTTGTATGTCAGATGTCATGACTTACTTGTCCACCCACTTTTCCTGCTCTTAAGCGGGGCAGATCAGTGAAACACGAAGAACAAGCATTTTGCCCCCAGACAGTGTCATTCCTCAGATCGCTTTCGAAATGGAAGGCTgacaaattgtttttcaagATTTCATAGAAATTGTACGGCAAGTCGTTATGGCTACAAacataatgattgaaaataaatagatttaataaaagaaaaaaaaaaacaggctGCACATGCAAACGCGAAGTAAAACTGACCTTATCGATCGTctgatttctattttatagaagaaaatttgatattatttttaaacaatattttaaaaatatataaaataaaatgtataaaaaatatgtatctatggaatatgtataaaaatattagtacaAAAGAGTCTACTGATTCAGATAAAGGTCTGATAAACTCTAATTTGGTTACGTCTTTAATCTAATTGATGTTTGAttgatgtaattattattattgatgtaattattattattcgtcaataaattaatgttgttttaaaaatagatcaaAGTCATTCATTTTCTTACATGCACACTTctcaattaattgaattaccCGTCAATAAGAGGCGCCGAATCGAGAGCGTCTCGTCCTTTAAAGCTGTTCACGCTCAATCCTACGGATAAGCCGATCACAAGCAAAAGAATTGATAGACAAACGgcgacattaatatatatcattttcctTGTACAgtattgaaaaatgatatctgaaaaagacgaaaatgtagtgaaattaaaatttctgttatattatagatagcaAAACTAAGCAgtatttgctatttttatatatatttaaatttattttaatataaatacatattgatataaatttaatattataaaaatatatttgaaagaaaatatatattaattcatattttagacTATTctcttctaaaatatttaaagtttaaaataaacgatattcgtgcaaaaattttataaaatgcaacatGCTAgtaacatacattttattattattataattttataaattttttattagctacCTTTTTAATGTCTGTCAAAAAATGCAGATAAAATAGAACTTTCTAAAACTACTTACATATAAGAttcaatagaatatatttagtcttaatttttttaacggaGATATTCTTGATTCATGAATGATAAACGtctttgattaatttagtGCACTTATGTATGTGTCGAATAGATTAGTTTTTGATGTAACTGATAATACATAAGTAATACAAAGGTAATCATTGTTTCAAATGtactcttttaataatttaatgtttgatAATTGCTAATATACAAATTGGGATAAATCtggataaaatgtataaaatgtatagagATGTACAGATGTACTTTAGTAAATGTAGAAAGATAATACTTCAAagacttttattttcatgtatatatttccattCGTACATGTTTTGTACACagactatatataaaaaagaaggaagGTAAAGAGTTtcaaatttactataaataataaatgtggttaggttaattaatatattagtaaaatattaagtagagagttttttaatatctcattcaattaattacattatttactaCTATAgcttgtaaatataataaaatttatataatgtgtagAATGtatgagcgagagagaaatcaTATTATTGTGCGTTGATCTAGAAAAACGAAAAGagatatcaagaaaaatatcgtaaaCTTGTAGAAAATCTTACTTTTATCTTAATTCCTCAGTTATTAATCAAGTATCTGTACTTCGATAATCCCGAAAGAAATCGCGAAGATTATTCAGCAAaatcgtgatatttttttatctcaacattaatacatttaacgatttattgttaaaatattttaacagagCTGTTTTTTTagctaattaaaaagaaatctttctGATTGTGAGATAACTTAAGTCATTatcttgcaaaatttataaattttcagtaatataatattattgataagtCGAacaattcgaaaaaaattgcatattatgATAAGCGTTTCGTAATGGTGAAACCATACTTACAATgtcagaaaataaatttatcagtaTCATGTTATCAACTGGATGTTATTACGTTATCCGATTAGAGGCATAAATCGACGCTTgctaagaattatatatcattttgaaacttttcgTAATTAGATTATCAATCTAATTAACCGTATAAACCATAAAAAATGTACCCTAATTaagtttatttcaaataaatcgtaattaaatatttttgctttacacAAGagtttaatcatatttaagtTATTCGAATTTTTTGATACATTAATTCATTTGATAACAAATCAAATAAGATAAGAAAATTGTAGATACAAACTCGTTGTAACAGCTTATCACATTAGGGCATCgagttatttattcataaaaatttccatTGCGCGTGACATATTTCCGTACTTTCTCAATTTTCACAAGAGACAATCATTTTGACAAGAGACAAGCATAAAAATAAGCTAATAACCACAgacatatctatatacatgcacacatacacacttacattatttaatatacgcaaatatattattatttaataaataaaactcaaATTTGGTATAaagtttcatatttatatgtaaaaagaatacatagacacgtaaaatatatatttttatattaaaattaattatttattttattacacgtaAAAATGAAATCGATAACTGAACTGCAATGATACGCCAAGTTTTCAACGACACATAATGCGATGCAAAGAAATGATTATTGGCAACATATTTTGcgtttcgaaaattattatttactatttgtCGAAATATGTTCTATCAAGCATTATGCTCTTATGAATCAATATAAGTGATAAGTACTAGATTCACCCATGCCGAACGTAGCAAAGCATTCCTCCGACGATGCTAAGATCAAACGACACACTGTCGAGAAGCGGCGTCGCCTTGAAACGCCTTTAGTATGCACttctaatatacatacacacacatatatatatatatgacggAGCTTTATATCATGATACATAATACATTAGCTTACAATAGGTACCGGCTATATTTGATATCTCACTTCAAGAACGATAAAGTCTATGATTTACGTGACGGTGTTGCTTCCGCAGTAAAGCGCTCTTGATGAAAACTATCATTCTTACTATCCATTCACTATTAAATAACTTGATAAGGAGgctgatttatatttttatataataaacttatataataaacacgCTTACAGATGATGCGCTCTTTTGACGTATTTAGTGTCGTTTATCATTCATTGGCAATTGGACGATATTTCTCCTTGGTCATTCtgtgtaatacatataattggcataattatatCAGAGGCTGTTCTAtaccattaattaaaatcataattccGATAAGCTTGGATTTTACGAGATTGCAAAAATACATGCAAGAATAAATTGTATACTTCTTTTGGAAATTTTTgtgcgataatttatttaagatactatttatattacaatcttatatgattatatgtattatgtcaggttgtttaatttattaaataaaagaatgtaataaaaataagtctACATCAGTGAATGAGAGAAGGAAGGTACAACAAGTTAGCAACAAGTGATAAGTCATCAACGGTCTTCTTTTATATTAGCAGCTGGTATATGTAGAGCcaacaattataatagtttataaaatataaataatgataattgatAATGATGAATTAGTAGAACATATGTGTGTACGCAAATTTAGAATTTCCTGTCCATTATCAAAGCCAGAGTATTTacttactattttattaattattcttatttgttTCTGCACAAACAAGATGATATGACATTgtgtatgaatatattatttagatatggatactgttgtataatagtatatatatatacatatatataacgagcaaatttttaattataaatcagtTAATTAACGAATTAActgatttaatttctaataaattccatcttaataaatatatttatgattgctataataaaaaatataaaataggagaaaaacaaaaatgtttaagcttttgctttaataaaaattatgtaataaataatatataattaataaaataagataaaaaagttctaaaatattctttaagtGCCAtacaaaaacttaataaaggaaaattaaattaaattaaagaaaaataagatttgatgtagttatatatttcaatatacttTCTGTTATCAATGATGGGCCCAGGGATAATTGAAAATCGATTAACATTACCGATCGTTTTTGACACATTAGAGAGGCAATATTACAcgagttattttaattatgcgaATATTTTAGCTCATCctgctattattttattatcggaAATTTATAGatcttttatgtaattatctcGAGAATAACCCAaacgttttattatatcaaattactGTTTTATTACCGACAAAGCAAAGATTTACTTACCTACAGTAGTGCAcagcaattattttcaaataatttactgtatattattgtaattattattgtagcaATACTGTAATAATACCGTGATAATactataatttacttatagtAGCGCGCAGTGAGTTGTTTTTATGCTACCCTAATTTCGATAAAGTTGGCCGTCTTTAACAGTAACTTCATCGGTGACTTTTGTATAAGTTCTTCTAAATAAGTTCttctaaaattcttttaaaatcttatatgtttatattttgcatataatttactGCACGCTCTAGGTTTcacaaatgaaaaaatgtgAAGTTTGTCACATAGAAATCAATTAAGATTACtatcgttattatatatatatatatatatatatatatatatatatatatatatatgctatatatatctactagTAATTACTATATGTCTATTGATATATACGTTGTGTGTAGTGtctttattaacttttttcatGTTGAATGAAAATTTCGCAGCAAATGTCAAAGTATTCCTTGGATTCTCTAGAGAGTATTGAAGAAGATTCATTGGAGAAGAATATtttgatgaataataataataataatgataatgataatgataataaccTCGAAACAATTAAATCTGCCGATAAACTTGTCAAGGAcactttatttcatttaaatccaATATTAACGACATCGCATGGAATAAAAGGTATGAAAGATGTAAAATTAGTTTTGCAGTCTCGAATTCGCGAAAAAgggattttaaaaatagctgtgtaatgcaaaaaatatatcaatatatttttgacaaagaatttttttccgtttcgttcttgtgatatttttgtaagattatgcaccccaaattaatttttctaaattaaaaatagaaaaaattcacAATGTACAATGGAATAAacgcaataaatttatatataaaagagagagaaaaggtgtgaaatttaattgaaataaaatctctttatctctttcaaaTCTCCGAATATAATAGTAGGTACCCcgggattaaaaaaattctatatttccatattgtattgaaaatattttttttctcttttctttagcGGGAAATGTacgtgtgcgtgcgtacgCATTTGTATTTgtgttacaaataataaaaagataatggCGCTGCAAAATGATGAAACGATGCTCTGCATAATGCAATTCGATTTCCTGTAACCAGGGAAGCCGCGGCTTTTGCGGACGAACGAATGAGTTACCGGATATCGCgcgctaattaattaatgatcaGCGCATAGTAGCGTTGACTTACCGGCGGTCGTCGGGAAGTCGATCGAAAGTTCGACAGTAGTTTGGGAGCACGGAACCGAAGCGGTTGCAGAACTGAAGCGATCGATCGCCTCGTTAACGACagtactaattatataatataaaacgtaaTATCTCTGGTCGAGACTCGTGATCGTTTGCAGTAATGTATAAAACTCTGTgagataattaaaacgacGAGCAAAGTTAGACGGAATAAGGCAGGGCGGGGATGTAACACGAATGGCAAGGAAATCCGCTTATCGATCCTAGCAGGGAGAATGGATAGGATAAGAgtgattttattatgttcggaaaaaatgttggcagCTTTAAGTGATAAACCAATGTTAAACTAGCAAAGTAGGACATATCACATATGTTGCTGTCGCATAAATTGACAacatttaaatgcaaataatgtataatgtaatgtaaacgtggataataataaataaaaaattaaacaaaggcacattgcataataatcattataaaatgtcaagaagaatatttactagctataagaaaaaatttatttagattttatataaacgctTAGCTTCGACATATAGAAAATACTATATCTAATCTCGTGCTCTGACAACATTTTAGATAATACGACAGAGCCCAATGGGACCTTACGTGAGGACAGGTGCGCGAGAATAACCGGCGGCAGAAATTCGATAACTGCGAGCGGAAGAAGATTCGTCCGACGACGACAGGAGAGCAACGCGACGTGGAACGAATCGCGGCTTCGTATAAGAAAGGGGAACGATGTCGTTGAGAAAcgtgaaaaagaagaaggcGACGCGAATCGTCGTTGTTGTCATACGTCGACGGAGCGATGTTCCCCGGAGGCGCAAAATTCTCCGTCAAAATGTAACCTGCGCTTCAGCGCAAGCAAGAGCGCGAAGACCGACAAAAAGCTTGATAACATATTCGCAACATGGAATGGACCAGAACCGGCTAGGCCTGGTTGGACCTCGTATTCGGAGCTTTATCGTCGTAGATTCAGTTAGTCTCTAATCA
It encodes:
- the LOC140669942 gene encoding dipeptidase 1 isoform X2 — its product is MDIIFQYCTRKMIYINVAVCLSILLLVIGLSVGLSVNSFKGRDALDSAPLIDGHNDLPYNFYEILKNNLSAFHFESDLRNDTVWGQNACSSCFTDLPRLRAGKVGGQFWVAYSSCDSQYKDSVQLTLRQIDVIRRFIQRYPANLQLVTAAKDIETTWRNNKIASMIGIEGGHSLDSSLAVLRLYYDLGVRYVTLTHSCNTPWADASIVDNGYVYNLTEFGQTVVYEMNRIGMLVDLSHVSHNVMREVLAITRAPVIFSHSSAFSVCNHYRNVPDDVLHLVKNNNGIVMVNFYSGFVNCNSSRNATLQDVVDHINHIRNLIGVNHVGIGGDYDGVSSMPIGLEDVSKYPDLFDRLYENRKGEPIWTREDLEKLAGRNLIRVFQAVETVRNSLSSESPREDVITGNELYIAQQKEGLNPGACQTAIEWNNVNATDAEEKTSRSKRLRRRNLLKRKRNLLGMERHYSVWGQEGGC
- the LOC140669942 gene encoding dipeptidase 1 isoform X1, with the translated sequence MGESNIIFQYCTRKMIYINVAVCLSILLLVIGLSVGLSVNSFKGRDALDSAPLIDGHNDLPYNFYEILKNNLSAFHFESDLRNDTVWGQNACSSCFTDLPRLRAGKVGGQFWVAYSSCDSQYKDSVQLTLRQIDVIRRFIQRYPANLQLVTAAKDIETTWRNNKIASMIGIEGGHSLDSSLAVLRLYYDLGVRYVTLTHSCNTPWADASIVDNGYVYNLTEFGQTVVYEMNRIGMLVDLSHVSHNVMREVLAITRAPVIFSHSSAFSVCNHYRNVPDDVLHLVKNNNGIVMVNFYSGFVNCNSSRNATLQDVVDHINHIRNLIGVNHVGIGGDYDGVSSMPIGLEDVSKYPDLFDRLYENRKGEPIWTREDLEKLAGRNLIRVFQAVETVRNSLSSESPREDVITGNELYIAQQKEGLNPGACQTAIEWNNVNATDAEEKTSRSKRLRRRNLLKRKRNLLGMERHYSVWGQEGGC